In a single window of the Panthera uncia isolate 11264 chromosome B2 unlocalized genomic scaffold, Puncia_PCG_1.0 HiC_scaffold_25, whole genome shotgun sequence genome:
- the LOC125939339 gene encoding putative olfactory receptor 1F12P: protein MEQGNQTSASEFLLLAFSRWPEWQALLFALFLCLYLTGLLGNLLILLAIVSDQRLHTPMYFFLANLSAVDLCLPSSTVPKMLLNIQAQTQTISYPGCLAQMYFCMMFANMDNFLLTVMAYDRFVAICHPLRYSTIMTQCLCASLVAVPWILATLNPLLHTLMLARLHFCSNNIIHHFFCDINSLLPLSCSNTSLNQFIVLAAVGLIFVVPSGCILASYSLIISAVMKIPSTQGKLKAFSTCGSHLALVILYYGTITGVYMSPSSNHSTEKDSAASVVFMVVVPMLNPFIYSLRNNELKGALKKAVSQTKIFSQ, encoded by the coding sequence ATGGAACAAGGAAACCAAACCAGTGCCTCCGAATTTCTCCTCTTGGCCTTTTCAAGATGGCCAGAGTGGCAGGCTCTCCTCTTTGCACTTTTCCTGTGCCTCTACTTAACAGGGCTGCTTGGAAACTTGCTCATCTTGCTGGCTATTGTCTCAGACCAACGCCTCCACACacccatgtatttcttccttgccaatctgTCTGCAGTAGACCTCTGCCTGCCTTCATCTACAGTTCCCaagatgctgctgaacatccagGCACAGACTCAGACCATCTCCTATCCTGGCTGCCTGGCTCAGATGTATTTCTGTATGATGTTTGCCAACATGGACAATTTCCTTCTCACAGTGATGGCATATGACCGTTTTGTGGCCATCTGTCATCCTTTGCGTTACTCCACCATCATGACCCAGTGCCTTTGTGCCTCTTTGGTGGCTGTGCCATGGATCCTTGCCACTTTGAATCCCCTCTTGCACACCCTTATGCTCGCCCGTCTGCACTTCTGCTCTAACAACATCATCCACCATTTCTTCTGTGATATCaactctctcctccccctctcctgctccaaCACCAGTCTCAATCAGTTCATAGTTCTGGCTGCAGTGGGGCTTATTTTTGTGGTACCTTCAGGGTGTATCCTGGCATCCTACAGCCTCATCATCTCTGCTGTGATGAAAATCCCTTCCACCCAAGGAAAACTCAAAGCTTTCTCCACCTGTGGATCTCATCTTGCCTTGGTCATTCTTTACTATGGAACAATCACAGGGGTCTATATGAGTCCCTCATCCAACCACTCAACTGAAAAAGACTCAGCTGCATCAGTGGTCTTCATGGTTGTAGTCCCTATGTTGAACCCCTTCATATACAGTCTAAGGAACAATGAGCTAAAGGGGGCATTAAAGAAAGCTGTGAGCCAGACCAAAATCTTCTCCCAGTAA